The proteins below are encoded in one region of Methanofollis aquaemaris:
- a CDS encoding glycosyltransferase family protein: MTDNKFALFTTVYPEGIQYLNDWYSSVYHQDTPDFDIWIGCDRLSIEEAQKAMGDRIEATWIIRNEDESPIQFRERAIRKMINQYSGIIFVDSDDILEPSRVSAAQSALQCYDGYGCSMNIIDEGGHDLAIEFKRPRNTGLLDLLLRNNIFGLSNTAYRSDILKKCLPFPKKCVLLDWFIATRALNNNANLFFDDIARMKYRQHSANTARVLPPFSAQQILSATKLVLQHYDLVLRYIPELSPFFKKQIPLFQDEVLLFYNCMIQSTETLDEYIERLNKMPAKHIWWSCVAHPDLEELWKQ, encoded by the coding sequence ATGACTGATAATAAATTTGCGCTCTTTACAACTGTATATCCTGAAGGGATACAATATTTGAATGATTGGTATTCCTCTGTTTATCATCAGGATACTCCCGATTTTGATATCTGGATTGGATGCGATCGTCTCTCGATCGAAGAGGCACAAAAAGCAATGGGGGATCGTATTGAAGCGACATGGATCATTCGAAATGAGGATGAATCGCCAATTCAATTCAGAGAGAGAGCAATTCGGAAGATGATTAATCAGTATTCAGGAATTATATTTGTTGATAGTGATGATATCCTTGAACCTTCCCGTGTGAGCGCCGCTCAAAGTGCTCTCCAGTGTTATGATGGGTATGGGTGTTCCATGAATATTATTGATGAAGGCGGACATGATCTAGCAATAGAATTTAAACGGCCTCGAAATACTGGCCTCTTGGATTTATTGCTCCGCAATAATATTTTTGGTCTCTCCAATACTGCATATCGCTCGGACATATTAAAGAAATGTCTCCCATTTCCGAAAAAATGTGTATTGCTTGATTGGTTCATTGCGACAAGGGCTCTGAATAACAATGCAAATCTGTTTTTTGATGATATTGCTAGAATGAAATACCGTCAGCATTCTGCAAACACTGCGCGGGTGTTGCCTCCTTTTTCTGCTCAGCAGATTCTCTCTGCAACAAAGTTAGTCCTTCAGCATTATGATCTTGTTTTGAGATATATTCCTGAATTGAGTCCTTTCTTTAAGAAACAGATCCCTTTATTTCAGGATGAAGTTCTTCTGTTTTATAACTGCATGATACAATCCACGGAAACGTTAGATGAATATATCGAAAGATTGAATAAAATGCCTGCAAAGCACATATGGTGGTCATGTGTTGCTCACCCTGATCTGGAGGAGTTATGGAAACAATAG
- a CDS encoding N-acetylneuraminate synthase family protein, with amino-acid sequence METIDIDGKIVGKGKVPYFIAEIGSNHNGDMDLCKKMIDAAIACGADAVKFQSWTKSSLISKAEYARNTEYSDKKKHFGSLEAMVEKYQFTTDQHKEIISYCKSAGITFLSSCFSNSEVDLLVSLDVPVFKIASMDINNLPFLEYVASKGRPVILSTGMASLGEIETAIATLRSSGSGSIALLHCVSIYPPNFETINLRNISTLEMAFDMPVGFSDHTLGTAIPTAAIALGACIIEKHFTLDKNLLGWDHAISADPVEMKRIVQDGKEVFLSLGNTLRSVSDAELEKRKKFRRSVVLKRNMKKGEIIDRNDIDFKRPGTGIGPEEIKYLIDRSLSEDVEADVELKWSDIN; translated from the coding sequence ATGGAAACAATAGACATTGATGGTAAGATTGTCGGAAAAGGGAAAGTACCTTATTTTATCGCTGAGATTGGGTCAAACCATAATGGTGATATGGATCTATGCAAAAAAATGATCGATGCAGCAATTGCATGCGGTGCTGATGCTGTTAAATTTCAGTCTTGGACAAAATCGTCGTTGATCTCAAAGGCTGAATATGCTCGGAATACCGAATATTCAGATAAGAAAAAACATTTTGGATCTCTGGAGGCGATGGTTGAGAAATATCAGTTCACAACCGATCAACATAAAGAGATCATATCATATTGCAAAAGTGCAGGCATTACTTTTCTATCAAGTTGTTTCTCGAATAGTGAGGTGGATTTGCTTGTCTCTCTTGACGTGCCTGTTTTCAAGATCGCATCAATGGATATCAACAACCTTCCATTCCTGGAATATGTTGCGAGCAAAGGTAGACCAGTAATTCTTTCCACTGGAATGGCATCCCTTGGAGAGATTGAAACCGCTATTGCTACATTACGCTCATCTGGATCCGGTTCAATCGCCCTATTGCACTGTGTTTCTATCTATCCGCCGAATTTTGAAACCATTAATTTGCGTAATATCTCAACACTTGAAATGGCCTTTGACATGCCGGTGGGATTTAGTGATCATACGTTAGGAACTGCAATTCCCACTGCTGCTATTGCTTTAGGTGCATGTATCATTGAAAAGCATTTTACGCTTGATAAAAACCTTCTGGGGTGGGATCATGCGATCTCTGCCGATCCTGTTGAGATGAAAAGAATTGTTCAGGACGGAAAAGAGGTTTTTCTCTCTCTTGGAAATACTTTAAGATCAGTAAGTGATGCTGAACTTGAGAAAAGAAAAAAGTTTCGCCGAAGTGTAGTTCTAAAGAGAAACATGAAAAAGGGAGAGATTATTGATAGAAATGATATAGATTTCAAACGACCTGGAACTGGAATCGGCCCTGAAGAAATAAAATATCTCATTGACAGGTCTCTGAGTGAGGATGTGGAGGCTGATGTTGAATTGAAGTGGTCTGATATCAATTGA
- a CDS encoding acyltransferase, with the protein MRFKDWEYPEIKNGLLTKYNWVVQHPDKLILGYKSDIGTFSYINAKYGVIIEDYAQIGSHCSIYSVSTIDNKEGSVVLKKNCKIGTHSVLMPGVTVGENSIVGAFSFVNKDIPDNVIAYGVPAKVVKMIDHNCENNDTLGD; encoded by the coding sequence ATGAGATTCAAAGATTGGGAATATCCTGAAATTAAGAATGGGTTGCTAACAAAATATAACTGGGTAGTTCAGCATCCTGATAAATTAATCTTAGGATATAAATCTGATATTGGAACCTTTTCTTATATTAATGCAAAATATGGAGTAATAATTGAAGATTATGCACAAATTGGATCACATTGCTCTATATATTCAGTTTCCACAATTGATAATAAGGAAGGTTCGGTTGTTTTAAAGAAGAATTGTAAAATCGGCACACATTCTGTGTTGATGCCTGGCGTTACAGTTGGAGAAAACTCGATTGTAGGAGCTTTTAGTTTTGTAAATAAAGATATTCCAGACAATGTAATTGCATATGGTGTACCCGCCAAAGTTGTGAAAATGATTGACCATAACTGTGAAAATAATGACACCTTAGGTGACTGA
- a CDS encoding DegT/DnrJ/EryC1/StrS family aminotransferase encodes MAWKIPLFKMYWDEDDVSAVSEAIRSGMNWAVGSNIPRFEEEIAQYVGTKYCITFNSGTSALHAALIAHGITPGDEVIVPSFTFIATANAPQFVGAKPVFADIEETTCGLDPEDVVERITPKTRAIMPVHYGGCPCMIRELREIADDHDLILIEDAAEAFGAAIDGKKVGTFGDSAMMSFCQNKIITTGEGGAIVTDSRDVYEKMKLIQSHGRLETADYFSTTAVMDYVSLGYNFRMSNITAALGIAQLGKVEDIIRMRWVDAAYYIKRLKAEVPECVIPELPEDYYHVYQLFSLRVKDRDALMQYLEKKGIMTKIYFSPVHYTHFYRSQMKNPYNLPATEKVSEDILSLPFYPGISRDDIDYVIDSVKEFYEVA; translated from the coding sequence ATGGCATGGAAAATCCCCCTCTTTAAAATGTACTGGGATGAAGACGACGTCAGTGCTGTCAGTGAAGCGATTCGCTCAGGGATGAATTGGGCGGTCGGTTCAAATATCCCTAGGTTCGAAGAAGAAATCGCGCAGTACGTCGGAACGAAATATTGTATTACATTCAATTCTGGAACCTCAGCCCTCCACGCTGCCCTCATTGCCCATGGGATCACCCCTGGCGATGAGGTGATCGTCCCCTCCTTCACCTTCATAGCAACCGCAAACGCCCCCCAATTTGTCGGCGCAAAACCGGTCTTTGCAGACATTGAAGAAACCACCTGTGGATTAGATCCAGAAGATGTAGTCGAACGAATTACTCCTAAGACAAGGGCGATCATGCCTGTCCATTATGGTGGATGCCCCTGCATGATTCGGGAGCTGCGCGAGATCGCTGATGACCATGATCTGATCCTCATCGAAGATGCTGCAGAGGCCTTTGGGGCGGCTATCGACGGCAAAAAAGTTGGAACCTTCGGCGATTCGGCGATGATGAGTTTTTGCCAGAATAAAATCATCACGACCGGAGAGGGGGGTGCGATCGTGACCGATTCACGAGACGTATACGAAAAAATGAAACTCATTCAATCGCATGGCCGCCTAGAAACTGCGGATTATTTCTCAACCACCGCAGTGATGGATTACGTCTCTCTCGGTTATAACTTCAGGATGTCGAATATCACCGCGGCACTGGGTATCGCTCAGCTTGGCAAGGTCGAGGATATCATCCGGATGAGGTGGGTTGATGCAGCGTATTATATCAAGCGTCTGAAGGCCGAAGTGCCAGAGTGCGTCATTCCAGAACTTCCAGAGGATTATTATCATGTCTATCAGTTGTTCTCTCTTCGGGTGAAGGATCGTGATGCCTTGATGCAGTATCTCGAAAAGAAAGGGATCATGACGAAAATCTATTTCTCGCCTGTCCATTATACGCATTTTTACCGTTCCCAGATGAAAAATCCATACAACTTGCCAGCAACCGAAAAAGTCTCAGAAGATATTCTCAGTCTTCCCTTCTACCCTGGAATTTCACGAGATGATATTGATTATGTGATAGATTCCGTGAAGGAATTTTATGAGGTGGCCTGA
- a CDS encoding UDP-N-acetylglucosamine 4,6-dehydratase family protein: MDEVDFYCGKSILVTGGVGSIGKELVKKILKMDVGSVRVLDNNETGLFDLGQELQSDKIRLLVGDVRDKERLKRAMEGIDVVFHAAALKHVPLCEYNPFDAVKTNILGTQNVLNVALDEEVEKVIVISTDKAANPVNVMGATKLLAERLTLSANFYRGKRKTVFSCVRFGNVMASRGSVIPLFMEQIKGGGPVTVTDPEMTRFIMDIPKATGLILEAGKIAQHGEIFILKMPVLKIGDLADVMIAFCTQKYGQSVNDVRIKVTGARPGEKKYEELMTESEAEHAYENEHMFIVLPLHVKEKMQSSILPDGFYKSQKKRYSSSEEAIINKRGIFDLLRNLYPF, encoded by the coding sequence ATGGATGAAGTTGATTTCTACTGTGGCAAATCGATCCTTGTCACCGGGGGGGTTGGATCGATCGGAAAAGAACTGGTAAAAAAAATTCTGAAAATGGATGTAGGTTCAGTCAGGGTTCTGGATAATAATGAGACTGGGCTCTTTGACCTGGGGCAGGAACTACAATCAGATAAAATTCGATTGCTGGTTGGTGATGTGAGGGATAAAGAACGATTGAAACGCGCCATGGAGGGGATTGACGTAGTGTTTCATGCTGCAGCCCTGAAGCACGTCCCTCTCTGTGAGTATAACCCATTCGATGCGGTTAAGACCAACATTCTTGGAACCCAGAATGTGCTCAATGTTGCTCTTGATGAGGAGGTAGAGAAGGTCATCGTTATCAGCACCGATAAAGCTGCCAATCCTGTAAATGTCATGGGTGCAACAAAACTTCTTGCAGAGAGATTGACCCTCTCTGCAAATTTCTATAGGGGGAAGAGAAAGACTGTTTTTTCCTGTGTACGGTTTGGAAATGTGATGGCATCGCGTGGCTCTGTTATTCCCCTATTTATGGAACAGATTAAAGGGGGAGGCCCTGTTACTGTCACCGATCCTGAAATGACTCGGTTCATCATGGATATTCCAAAGGCAACCGGTCTGATATTAGAAGCAGGGAAAATAGCACAGCATGGTGAGATCTTTATTCTGAAGATGCCTGTACTTAAAATTGGTGACCTTGCAGATGTTATGATCGCTTTTTGCACCCAAAAATATGGTCAGAGTGTCAATGACGTACGGATCAAAGTTACTGGCGCCCGCCCAGGAGAGAAAAAATATGAAGAATTGATGACAGAATCTGAGGCAGAACATGCATATGAGAATGAACATATGTTCATTGTTCTGCCTCTCCATGTCAAGGAAAAGATGCAGAGCAGTATTCTGCCAGATGGATTTTATAAATCTCAGAAAAAGCGGTATTCTTCGTCTGAAGAGGCAATAATTAACAAAAGGGGTATTTTTGATTTGTTACGCAATTTATATCCTTTTTGA
- a CDS encoding nucleotide sugar dehydrogenase, with the protein MVQESLKDKTVCVVGLGYVGLPLAEAFAEKIPTIGYEIVEEKARHIAETTKAPLHVTSDPAEIKKADFISICVPTPVKKTKEPDLSFVKSAARTVGYNLKPGAIVVLESTVYPGVTEGIIKPILEEESGLVCGKDFKVGYSPERINPGDDAHELAKITKNVAGMDFESSDALCELYSLVTTVYRAPDIRTAEAAKVIENIQRDLNIALMNELSLIFHKMGIDTQEVIKAAGTKWNFHQYRPGLVGGHCIPVDPYYLVYKAQELGYHPQVILAGRAINDSMPKHVADMAIKELNRAGKVIRDSKVLIMGLTYKENVPDTRESPVSEMVRELKEFDVDVYGYDPLLGAKEIERFGATPIGSLQEIDDPMACIIINSPHDVFASLTLEKVLAICNGKPIIVDVTGMLKKNDGVREGCRYCTL; encoded by the coding sequence ATGGTTCAGGAATCACTGAAGGACAAGACCGTCTGCGTCGTCGGGCTCGGCTATGTCGGCCTGCCCCTTGCAGAGGCATTTGCGGAGAAGATTCCCACGATCGGTTACGAGATCGTGGAAGAGAAGGCGCGGCACATCGCGGAGACCACGAAGGCACCGCTGCACGTCACCTCAGATCCCGCCGAGATCAAAAAGGCGGACTTCATCTCCATCTGTGTCCCCACCCCGGTGAAAAAGACCAAAGAGCCTGACCTCTCCTTCGTCAAGTCCGCGGCCCGCACCGTCGGCTATAACCTCAAGCCCGGTGCGATCGTCGTCCTGGAGTCGACGGTGTACCCCGGCGTCACCGAAGGGATCATCAAGCCGATCCTCGAAGAGGAGTCAGGCCTCGTCTGCGGGAAGGACTTCAAGGTCGGCTACTCCCCTGAGCGGATCAACCCTGGCGACGACGCCCACGAACTCGCAAAGATCACCAAGAACGTCGCCGGCATGGACTTTGAATCAAGCGACGCCCTCTGCGAACTCTACAGCCTCGTCACCACCGTGTACCGCGCGCCCGACATCAGGACCGCCGAGGCGGCGAAGGTGATCGAGAACATCCAGCGTGACCTCAACATCGCCCTCATGAACGAGCTCTCCCTCATCTTCCACAAGATGGGCATCGACACCCAGGAAGTGATCAAGGCCGCCGGCACGAAGTGGAACTTCCACCAGTACCGCCCCGGCCTCGTCGGCGGCCACTGCATCCCAGTCGACCCCTACTACCTCGTCTACAAAGCCCAGGAACTCGGCTACCACCCCCAGGTGATCCTGGCCGGACGTGCGATCAACGACTCCATGCCCAAGCATGTCGCGGATATGGCGATCAAGGAGTTGAACCGGGCTGGCAAGGTGATCAGGGACTCGAAGGTGCTGATCATGGGCCTCACCTACAAGGAGAACGTCCCCGACACCAGGGAGAGCCCGGTCAGCGAGATGGTCCGTGAGTTGAAGGAGTTTGATGTGGATGTGTATGGGTACGACCCACTGCTTGGGGCAAAGGAGATCGAGCGGTTCGGAGCGACGCCGATCGGCTCGCTCCAGGAGATTGACGATCCAATGGCATGCATCATCATCAACTCGCCGCATGATGTATTTGCGTCGTTGACACTGGAGAAGGTACTTGCGATCTGCAATGGGAAGCCGATCATTGTGGATGTGACGGGGATGCTGAAGAAGAATGATGGGGTGAGAGAGGGGTGCCGGTATTGTACGCTGTAG
- a CDS encoding SDR family oxidoreductase: protein MKYIITGGAGFIGSNLARTLSLDHEVTIIDNLSTGRMENIQDLVDSEDISFVQGDINDTDLLENLFQDADGIFHQAALPSVQRSVKNPMATHEANVTGTLNVLLAARDARVRKVVMASSSSVYGNTPTLPKHEGMNPHPLSPYAVSKIADEYYASVFSDLFEVQTVCLRYFNVFGPRQDPNSQYAAVIPNFVKRILNDQPPVIYGDGKQTRDFTYIKNVVQANIRAMESDAQGAFNIACGERIDLLTLAGTIMEIVGKDLEPIHEAPRPGDVRDSLADISRAREAFGYAPEYDLKTGLMETITWFRNH, encoded by the coding sequence ATGAAATATATTATCACAGGCGGGGCAGGATTCATCGGGTCAAATCTTGCCAGGACGCTTTCTCTGGACCACGAGGTCACGATCATCGATAACCTCTCCACGGGACGGATGGAAAACATCCAGGATCTCGTCGACAGTGAGGACATATCCTTTGTCCAGGGAGACATCAACGACACCGACCTCCTCGAGAACCTCTTCCAGGACGCCGACGGAATCTTCCACCAAGCGGCGCTCCCCAGTGTCCAGCGCTCGGTGAAGAACCCGATGGCGACCCATGAGGCAAATGTCACCGGCACCCTGAACGTCCTCCTTGCAGCGCGCGACGCTAGGGTCAGAAAGGTCGTCATGGCCTCCTCCTCCTCGGTCTACGGCAACACCCCGACCCTGCCCAAGCACGAGGGCATGAACCCCCACCCCCTCTCCCCGTACGCCGTCTCCAAGATCGCCGACGAGTATTATGCATCGGTCTTTTCCGATCTTTTCGAGGTGCAGACCGTCTGCCTCAGGTACTTCAATGTCTTCGGCCCGCGCCAGGACCCGAACTCCCAGTACGCCGCCGTCATCCCGAACTTCGTGAAGCGGATCCTGAATGACCAGCCGCCGGTCATCTACGGCGATGGCAAACAGACGCGGGACTTCACCTACATCAAAAACGTCGTGCAGGCGAACATCAGAGCAATGGAGAGCGACGCCCAGGGTGCCTTCAACATCGCCTGTGGCGAGCGGATCGACCTCCTGACACTTGCCGGCACCATCATGGAGATCGTCGGGAAAGACCTCGAACCGATCCACGAGGCCCCTCGCCCCGGCGACGTCAGAGATTCCCTCGCCGACATCTCGCGTGCGCGCGAGGCGTTTGGGTACGCACCGGAGTACGACTTGAAAACAGGACTTATGGAGACGATCACATGGTTCAGGAATCACTGA
- a CDS encoding nucleotide sugar dehydrogenase translates to MTTNLTSLIKQRGPIRTIGVFGMGYVGIPAALLFANAPGTEHVYGFQRDSPTSGYKIAMLNRGESPLKGEEPGLGDLLKKVVSAGTFSCTPDFSKVAGCDAVTLAIQTPFRDKKDLLPDFTPLIEGIRNVGRHLTPGTLVVLESTITPGTTAGMAREILEAESGLVAGEDFALAHAPERVMVGRLLRNIREHDRCVGGIDEVSTRRAVELYSRVLTTGQVIPMTATAAEVTKTAENTFRDLQIAAINQLALYCEAMGINVYDVRAGVASLKGEGITRAVLWPGAGVGGHCLTKDTYHLERGVQQLGPDDLDYPTGRESLYTLARGINDFMPVHMLRLTESALAQAGKTLEGAKIALLGWAFINDSDDARNTPSEPFYEMARAAGAEVRVHDPWVDPATAPDVPAGLSRDLEGVLEGADAVVVFAGHKEYRGLVPARVRELCGCAHPAIIDGRNVVNPDVWIDAGFAYRGIGRGDKNRHIIEKMAL, encoded by the coding sequence ATGACCACGAACCTCACTTCACTCATCAAACAGCGCGGCCCCATCCGCACCATCGGCGTCTTCGGCATGGGCTATGTCGGCATCCCGGCCGCCCTCCTCTTCGCAAACGCTCCCGGGACCGAACACGTCTACGGCTTCCAGCGCGACTCGCCCACCTCGGGCTACAAGATTGCGATGCTCAACAGGGGCGAGTCGCCCCTCAAGGGCGAGGAGCCCGGGCTCGGAGACCTCCTCAAAAAGGTCGTCTCAGCCGGAACATTCTCCTGCACCCCAGACTTCTCAAAGGTCGCCGGGTGCGACGCCGTCACCCTCGCGATCCAGACGCCCTTCAGGGACAAAAAAGACCTCCTCCCCGACTTCACTCCCCTCATCGAAGGGATCCGAAACGTAGGCCGACACCTCACGCCCGGCACCCTCGTGGTCCTTGAGTCGACGATCACCCCGGGCACCACCGCGGGCATGGCCCGCGAGATCCTCGAAGCGGAGTCAGGCCTTGTCGCGGGGGAGGACTTCGCCCTCGCCCACGCCCCAGAGCGGGTGATGGTCGGCCGCCTCCTCCGCAACATCCGCGAGCACGACCGCTGCGTCGGCGGCATCGACGAGGTCTCCACCCGGCGGGCCGTCGAGCTCTACTCCCGCGTCCTCACCACCGGCCAGGTCATCCCGATGACCGCCACCGCCGCCGAGGTGACGAAGACTGCGGAGAACACCTTCCGCGACCTCCAGATCGCCGCCATCAACCAGCTCGCCCTGTACTGCGAGGCGATGGGCATCAACGTCTACGACGTCCGTGCCGGCGTGGCCTCCCTGAAGGGCGAGGGCATCACCCGTGCGGTCCTCTGGCCCGGCGCCGGCGTCGGCGGCCACTGCCTCACCAAGGATACTTACCATCTGGAGCGAGGGGTGCAGCAGCTCGGGCCTGATGATCTTGACTATCCGACAGGCCGGGAGTCGCTGTACACCCTTGCTCGGGGGATCAACGACTTCATGCCGGTGCATATGCTCCGGCTGACGGAGTCGGCGCTCGCGCAGGCGGGCAAGACGCTGGAGGGGGCGAAGATTGCGCTGCTCGGGTGGGCGTTTATCAACGATTCGGATGATGCACGGAACACCCCGTCGGAGCCGTTTTATGAGATGGCCCGTGCGGCGGGCGCGGAGGTGCGTGTGCATGATCCGTGGGTGGACCCCGCGACGGCGCCGGATGTGCCAGCGGGGCTGAGTCGTGATTTAGAGGGTGTGCTTGAGGGTGCAGATGCGGTGGTGGTGTTTGCCGGGCATAAGGAGTATCGGGGACTGGTGCCGGCGCGTGTGAGGGAGTTGTGTGGATGTGCGCATCCCGCGATCATCGATGGGCGGAATGTTGTGAATCCTGATGTCTGGATCGACGCCGGCTTCGCCTATAGGGGGATCGGGAGAGGGGATAAAAACAGACATATTATTGAAAAAATGGCCCTGTAG
- a CDS encoding Gfo/Idh/MocA family protein, with protein sequence MDAGVIGTGAMGRNHVRVYTELKEVGTTYVYDLDTAAAEEVAAATGAEVCRSMDELLSKAECVSVCVPTPYHFRTAGELIAAGVHTLVEKPICLTAEEGAALIAMIPDDVVVGVGHIERFNPIVTEIAGLVHDPLYVAFHRHNPASARVTGSSVVEDLMIHDIDVAFNILFPDQEYTLQATGTADVASALATFGTTPVYLSASRKSSKKVRSIYIEEENRTIEADFMAQEVYVYRKPCTYDQTNGLYHQENIIEKLLVNKVEPLKTELQTFVRCARDQKPFPVTPAQGLANVQVCDAIREGVAL encoded by the coding sequence ATGGACGCGGGCGTCATCGGCACCGGGGCGATGGGAAGAAACCACGTCCGGGTGTACACCGAACTCAAGGAGGTCGGCACCACCTATGTCTATGATCTCGATACTGCCGCTGCCGAGGAGGTCGCGGCCGCGACCGGCGCCGAGGTCTGCCGCTCGATGGACGAACTCCTCAGCAAGGCCGAGTGCGTCTCGGTCTGCGTGCCGACGCCGTACCACTTCAGGACCGCCGGCGAGTTGATCGCCGCCGGGGTGCACACCCTCGTCGAGAAGCCAATCTGCCTCACCGCGGAGGAGGGGGCGGCCCTCATCGCCATGATCCCCGACGACGTCGTCGTCGGCGTCGGGCACATCGAGCGTTTCAACCCGATCGTCACCGAGATCGCCGGGCTCGTACACGACCCCCTGTACGTCGCCTTCCACCGCCACAACCCGGCCTCGGCCCGCGTCACCGGCTCCTCGGTCGTCGAGGACCTGATGATCCACGACATCGACGTCGCCTTCAACATCCTCTTCCCTGACCAGGAGTACACCCTCCAGGCCACCGGCACGGCGGACGTCGCCTCGGCCCTCGCCACCTTCGGCACCACCCCGGTCTACCTCTCCGCCTCCCGCAAGTCCTCCAAGAAGGTGAGGTCGATCTACATCGAGGAGGAGAACCGCACCATCGAGGCCGACTTCATGGCCCAGGAGGTGTACGTCTACCGCAAGCCCTGCACCTACGACCAGACCAACGGGCTGTACCACCAGGAGAACATCATCGAGAAGCTCCTGGTGAACAAGGTCGAGCCCCTCAAGACCGAACTCCAGACCTTTGTGCGCTGCGCCCGCGACCAAAAACCCTTCCCGGTGACGCCCGCACAGGGGCTTGCCAACGTGCAGGTCTGCGACGCGATCAGAGAGGGCGTGGCGCTGTGA
- a CDS encoding DegT/DnrJ/EryC1/StrS family aminotransferase, with amino-acid sequence MQIPIAQPSLGSEEAEAVTVVLDSGMIAQGPETAAFEQEFAAYCGVPHAVAVNSGTAALHAALLAAGVGPGDEVIVPAFTFFATASSVSMCGAVPVFADVERATATVDPADVSAKITPRTKAVIGVHLYGQPCDAGALREICDDNNLVFIEDAAQAHGAEYHRQRTGSLGDLACFSFYATKNMATGEGGMVTTGSDDYKVLLRRIINHGQADKYLHTELGYNYRMTDLAAAVGRVQLKKLDGFNRRRQENADYYRTHITAPGLVLPAVAPGRTHVWHQYSLQVTDAFPLSRDDLMAHLREQGIGCAVHYPVALNHQPLYAGADACPISEKLAASVLSIPVHPNVTDEGRAYICDAINEVA; translated from the coding sequence ATGCAGATCCCAATCGCACAGCCCTCCCTCGGAAGCGAGGAAGCAGAGGCCGTCACCGTCGTCCTCGACTCGGGTATGATCGCCCAGGGCCCGGAGACCGCCGCGTTTGAACAGGAATTCGCCGCGTACTGCGGTGTCCCGCACGCCGTCGCCGTCAACTCCGGCACCGCGGCCCTCCACGCCGCGCTGCTCGCCGCCGGCGTCGGGCCAGGCGACGAGGTGATCGTCCCGGCCTTCACCTTCTTTGCGACCGCCTCCTCGGTCTCGATGTGCGGGGCGGTGCCGGTCTTTGCGGACGTCGAGCGGGCGACCGCCACGGTCGACCCGGCCGATGTGAGCGCGAAGATCACCCCCCGGACAAAGGCCGTCATCGGTGTCCACCTGTACGGCCAGCCCTGCGACGCCGGGGCGCTGCGCGAGATCTGCGATGATAATAATCTCGTCTTCATCGAGGACGCCGCCCAGGCCCACGGCGCGGAATATCACAGACAGAGGACCGGGTCGCTCGGCGACCTCGCCTGCTTCTCCTTCTATGCGACGAAGAACATGGCGACCGGCGAGGGCGGGATGGTGACGACCGGCTCTGATGACTATAAGGTACTCCTCCGCCGGATCATCAACCACGGCCAGGCCGACAAATACCTCCACACCGAACTCGGCTACAACTACCGGATGACCGACCTCGCCGCGGCGGTCGGCCGGGTGCAGCTCAAAAAACTCGACGGCTTCAACCGCCGCCGGCAGGAGAATGCCGACTATTACCGCACCCACATCACCGCACCTGGCCTGGTGCTCCCCGCGGTCGCCCCCGGCAGGACGCATGTCTGGCACCAGTACTCCCTCCAGGTCACCGACGCCTTCCCGCTCTCGCGGGACGACCTGATGGCCCATCTCCGCGAGCAGGGGATCGGCTGCGCCGTCCACTATCCCGTAGCCCTGAACCACCAACCCCTCTATGCCGGGGCCGACGCCTGCCCGATCTCCGAGAAACTCGCGGCCTCGGTGCTCTCCATCCCGGTCCACCCCAACGTCACCGACGAGGGCCGGGCGTACATCTGCGACGCGATCAACGAGGTGGCCTGA
- the hepT gene encoding type VII toxin-antitoxin system HepT family RNase toxin, which yields MRILHHMRELQDAMGDWERYQSISREQFFSDRDTRNMVFHAMLVGIQSAIDIATDLIAEERLRKPASYRETFEILGENGILPEPLTRDLSALAGFRNVLVHIYWDLDLEQVYAILHQDLGALTAFRDAILEHLHDRSSGNP from the coding sequence ATGAGAATTCTTCACCACATGCGGGAACTCCAGGATGCGATGGGGGACTGGGAACGATATCAATCCATCTCCAGGGAGCAGTTCTTTTCTGATCGAGATACCCGGAATATGGTCTTTCATGCAATGTTGGTCGGGATCCAGTCGGCGATCGATATTGCAACCGATCTGATCGCAGAAGAGCGGCTCAGGAAACCTGCAAGTTACCGCGAGACTTTTGAGATCCTCGGCGAGAACGGGATTCTCCCTGAACCGCTTACCCGTGATCTCTCGGCCCTGGCAGGATTCCGGAATGTCCTGGTCCACATCTACTGGGATCTGGATCTCGAACAGGTCTATGCAATCTTGCACCAGGATCTCGGTGCCCTCACGGCATTCCGGGATGCCATCCTGGAGCATCTTCACGACCGATCTTCGGGGAACCCATAA